TTCCTACTTATCATGCTAGAATCTTCAAATGGTGTCAATAAGATATGAACCATTTCTCCTTCACACTTATCTCTATTAGGGCCATGTCTATAGCAACATGTCATGAGATTGAGAGGTCAATAGTATTCATTGCAGAGTGTTCACAACATGCTACATTGCAATTCTGACACACCACCTAGAATCTAATAGGCATCCTTTTCTTTAACCAACCTATCATCTCTGTTAGCGAGTATGAGACTGGACACTGCAATGATACTCTTCAAATGATGTCTACAATCGTCAATATTGATACATTTGATTACTGATTATGAATGACCTTGCTCTCTgaacttttgaccccaaaatgaAGAATAAGTTCTTGTCCCCACTTATCATCTCTGTAGTGGGAATGgaccttaaatttgaaacagTATTATATGTAAAGTGTACTTAACAAACATGTACAcccatatacacacatataggAGCAAGTTATACTGCAGCACTTTGTTGCAAGTGTTAATGAATCACACCCCTTTCTAACTCTCCCAATGCCTACATTGTATTTCTGAAACTCACCCTCAAAATCTACATCTCCTACAAGTTTTGTCTTTCCAGTTTCTTCATCTTTGATCCTGTTGATTCCGACATCGATAACAGTGGCGCCCTCTTTGATCATGTCTCCTGTAATGAGTTTTGGTATTCCCGTTGCTGAAACTATGATGTCTGCTATTTTTGTAAAAACACTCAGTTGATCTGGTGGTGTATATCTGTGACATATAGTTGTAGTGGCATCACCTGAAGAATGAAACATGTTAAAGATATGTGATGTATCTGGACCAAGTTAAGTGATTTGTGTAAATTTAAAGAGATGGGGTATGACATACCGGCTTTTGTTTCGTATATTCCATCTGCATGAAGTAACATGGCCAGAGGCATGCCCACATTTTTAGATCTTCCACAGACAACAGCATTTTTCCCAAAGGTTTCAATACCTAATTTGTAAATCACCTagatattaacattaaaactttttttttcaaattgcagACAATGAAAATCAACCATCAAGAGGCCCAGGGCCATACTGCTCACCTGAAGCACCTTGCTCATACAGAGATCAAACTAGAACACTAAGAGTGACTCACACTAATGACTATTCTTCCCAAGGGCCTTCTAAATAATTTAAACCCCTACAGTGGACACACGATGGCACCAGGGTTATGCAAGAAAAATGAATCTATATATCATCATGATTCTCTCCAAGGTTGGGAGGGCAACATGGTTTGAACCAATTTGAAATCGCACTAATAGTATATAAAGACACttgattatcaaataaaaaaattatactaCCATTGTTTTTCAGaatgagtttttaaaaaaaaaaaactttatccCCTATCATGACCCCTTCCTGACCCCAGAAGTCACAGTATGAAAAAATTTCAATCTacatcacaaatttttaaaagatttttaaatatattcctATGCAATACTTTGAACCTCTACTGTGGCCCCAGCCTGACCTTAAGGCTCATCATggtctgaacaaacttgaattttatcATAGAAGGAAGCTATTATACAAGTCTTGGTGTTCTAGTTTAGCAGTTCTTGAGATGGTTTTTAAGCATGACCACCCCATGCAATTTTccatatttcttaattatttccccttagaagggacatggcccttcatctgaacaaacctgaattgaaaacaatttttgCTTAGAAATGTTCACCTTAGACTTcacctcaggtgagctaacgAATATAAAGAATGTACCACAACATCAGCTGGGTAACGTACCAGATCTCCTCAGCATTTCCATAACTCCAGCTGGGGTGGCTGGAATGAATGTCATTTGGTCTGAACAGAACCTTCCAACATTGACTACATTAAATCCGTCTACATCTTTGCTAGGATCCACAGCATTACACACTCTTCTCTCTGTTATGTGATCCGGAACCGGGAGTTGTACTAAAATACCATCCACAGAGTCATCGCTATTTAATTCACGAATAACTCTCAAAAGTTCATCTTCCTCCACTTTCTCAGGTAAATGTATTGATCTGCTATCAATTCCTGAAGAAATCAAactctatatatataaagacatatgttattcaattgattttaattcaatctaaaGTACTTcttaatgaaatttataattattaaaatatctttaaaataattcCACATcataaaaagatgtgtttgtgaaatattaTACCCATAAATGTGGCCATATATATTgcagcaaatacatgtataactttgaccttttattgcataaaatatttccaTCTTATATTTCTAAGTTTAAAAATAATAACcaagattaaaattttaaactgaCAGATTTTAAATCAACATCCCCTTTCCCTACTGGTAACTTTTTACGTTggcatgaaaatatatatatatagaaaactgTTAAAGATGGTATATGTATGACCAGTGTGCTAACAAGCATCAGTGTAACATCAACAGCTCCTCTGTACAATCTTCGTCATCACTGAAGACAAGTCCAGACATTTAGGAGAACTACAagcatttttatttaaacataggcCAAGcttgatagatacatgtaagacATGTAACTTTAAATTCAGGTGTATAACATGAAAGGAAAATAAGGGTCTTACCAAATGTCAGCATTTGAATTTCACTTATGAAGCAAGTTTTAAGATTGACTgaattatggggggggggggggggggggatataaaaatataaaaccgtgGAAACCCAAGGTAATTTGCATATTTGCTGAATTACCTCATTCTTTTTATATTCCTCATAAGATGAACAAACAACATCCAGTCCTTATATCCATAATTTGTAATGTGAGAAATACTTTTTGGATGCTCAATTCCAGGAGCCTTCTGACCGATCTGGGAGATATCACAACTATGGTACCTACTACCTCCCTAATTAAGGATATTGGAAAAGTGGGGAAACTCTTTCATTGACAaaagtggtaaaaaaaaaattataaaaaaaaaaaaaaaaaaaaaaaaaaagaatttatgcAAAGCATTCCAAAACTTGTTCAAAACTTTAaacatatcaaattaaatattcttGGCATTTTAAGCAGATAAATAGTCTTAAATCCTCTGGGCAATTACTCCATGAGTGAATTCCTTCTTCATTTGTCACTATGAACTCATCTGTGGTACATAGATCTCAGTTTGTTGTGTTTCATTTCACTAATTACCACATTTGACTTTGAATGaataattaattttgtaatttactaCTGTATATCAATACCCTGTTGTCTCTGTAGCCCCACACAAATACGTACCTGTATATTGGCAGgctttgattttgtttttaatgtaaGTTTTGCTGGCAGGATCATCACCAACTTGTACAACAGATAATGTTGGATTGCGTCTTCCTGCCTTCACTATTTTctcaatttcaaatttcactTCATCTTTGATTTCCTTAGCTAACTTGCTCCCATCAATTACTTTGGCAGATATAAATCTGAaatgatgaaatgaaaaattgtaaTATATAGTGGTCAGTATAAAACAGTATAACAGTCCATCAGTGTTGAATTACCCTTGATGTAAAATAAAGTGTTGTGTCAAAGGATTTATGGACATTTTATACTTTGATGTCTCACATGTGCAAGGTTGTACATTTCTGAAAGAAGAACTGTACTTTTCACATGTTACAAACATCACAGCAGTATAAGAGAACTGATTACTTTGTTGTCAGAATTGATGAAAAATAACCCctcattttttatatattgcatCACCCTTGGGGCTCTGCTTTTACTTTTCAACAATTTTCTCAACCTTGCAGTTTATTCTCTGATAACTTTCTCCTACATGGTCATTCTTTCttaaatgtatttttcaatgtatttatCAGGTGCTGCATATAATATTGATACAAGATGTAGTCCACCATTAAATAAGTTAGTACCTGGTACATATGGCATACACAATGTGTATGATACATAAAAAAAGATTTCATAGTAAAAGAATATCTGATATAATATGATACAGTTAATATCTGCTCTGCAAAAATgcatatttcataaagattgaATAATACAATTTCAACCTGGTCACTCATCAGCTAAATGTAGGTCTAATCCTGGatctgaaagaaaattgataACTTAATACAGaatcaaaattaatggtagactGACAGAttgagtctatgtcaaatggcacCAATCtaatgccaattgtaattgagaaAGACCAATTTGTCTATATGCTCATTTTCTAGgtttaagaaattaaaatacacacacccctccacaaaaaaaaaaaaatgataaaaaaaaaatgaaagtaataaGCGACTTTAATATAAGAGGCCCATGgtccacattgctcacctgagttaccttggccacCTTTAAGCCCctaaggatcacaacataactgaaaatcgattcaagaacagaaatggcCGGGTAgctttaaaatgttatttatcaTAGAGA
This genomic window from Ostrea edulis chromosome 4, xbOstEdul1.1, whole genome shotgun sequence contains:
- the LOC125670029 gene encoding bifunctional methylenetetrahydrofolate dehydrogenase/cyclohydrolase, mitochondrial-like, yielding FKSIYIHPENPSCLLLPFPEGISARMTVAAVGRTCFKHLLSSYNRHTVLNKRFISAKVIDGSKLAKEIKDEVKFEIEKIVKAGRRNPTLSVVQVGDDPASKTYIKNKIKACQYTGIDSRSIHLPEKVEEDELLRVIRELNSDDSVDGILVQLPVPDHITERRVCNAVDPSKDVDGFNVVNVGRFCSDQMTFIPATPAGVMEMLRRSGIETFGKNAVVCGRSKNVGMPLAMLLHADGIYETKAGDATTTICHRYTPPDQLSVFTKIADIIVSATGIPKLITGDMIKEGATVIDVGINRIKDEETGKTKLVGDVDFEDVANKAGFITPVPGGVGPMTVAMLTKNTLMAYKREYRFD